The stretch of DNA TGCTCCAGTTGGGCTCCTGACATCTTGTGATTCTGTGCTCCATGTATATTTACCTATTGGCATTTGTCAATTAGACAACTATCAACATGCCTTCACATTTTCCCAATAAACTCATTttccactttcatttatttttaccaGAGGTATATGTAGGGCAATTCATTTTAAGTTATTAAATGTGAATGATGGCATCAAACCCTTaatagcttttctttcttttgaaaaattgATAATGCAAGATGACTATCCAGATTAATAGTTTGGACAGGATGTGTAGTCAATATTTCTTTAAGGTGGAAAAATACAAACATATAAAATGGAAAATCTCATACCAAGTCTAGATGAATGAAGATGTCAAAACACATAGACTGGAAATATAAATCACAATTCCTGAATATTTGGGAGAATATTGATAGAAAGAATAAGAGCCAGAACTGGAATGACACAAAGAGTAAAGAGAGGCTCTACAGAGTGAAGATACAGGTATGAATTCCCAAGTAACAgcatgggcacaaaatgcaaaacaataTTATTTAGGAAGGGAATTTTGCTCATTTTATCTAACTTTGATTTTCACTCTAAATGATTAATGCCTTTTACTTTAATGATTAACTCTGAAGATGAGAATTCAAACTCGTTAGCTATAATTCCTAAGGCACCACTTCTCACATGCTTCCTACTTGCACAGCTCAGCATAAGATCCCACCCTCCTGCCTGTACTGGGTGAGAATTAAACTTCAGCACAGGGAGATAAAACCAAAAGCCCAAGATCCATGTGCTCCTACCTCCTCTCAAAAATGTAATTAGGCATGATCTCTAAAGGAGATCAAGACTAACACAAATTGAATTGAGTGAATTGTGGGATACAGATTAAGCATTTTCTAAGGGATCAGCAAATGTTTAAGAAGTAGGCACATAGGCTCATAGTATGTTACCTAAGATGActtaatttgaaaatgtaattatTCACATCAGTAAATTATTtcgttcatatttttaaaatgatgtcaTTAATGCCTGAATTTACAGAATTTGGGCTATGAATACATTATAATAAGTGATATAATAAGAAGACTAGTAAACAAAGCCGGTACATCCAAGATTCCTATAGAAACAAGAATATCTGAGTGTGTGTCTCCCTTATCTATAGTCATGCTATATTTTTCTCTACCGTGCAGATTCTAAATGGTGCTCTGAAAAAAAATGGTGagttttgccagtaaatggatggaagtggagatattgtgctaagtgaaataaggcaatccCTGGAACAGATGTACTCTCTGTATGCAAATACTAACTCACAGCAAGGGGGcagaggaagaatagaagtttggTGCCTTAGACAAAAGTGAACCAAGTCAAGGTAGAAAGAAAGGAATAGGAAAGATGTGGAATGAATCTGGCCTAAGGCtgctatgttcacatatgaatataccatagtgaaAGTCCACAAGATGTACAACCATAAGACTGGAATCTTAATTAGAAAAAGAtgcactccatgtttgtataaataagtCAAATTAAATTCTGCATGTTAAAAAAAACTGGGGAAAACTACTTTGCACATTATTTGATCTGTCACTTTTATCATGTATTATTTCttatatgaagaaaagaaaacatatgcATGAATTTCTatgattgatttagaattcatAGGGGATAAGCAAgtagaaatatggaggaaagagAAACTATCAGAGAGCACATTATAATTATGGTAGATCTTACaggacacacaaaaaaaattatgttgaagAACAAGGCTTTTGGGTGGTGACCCATTTTAAGGGCCATCAGAGCAGCTTCTGTTTAGGAGGTGAGCAGCACAGCTCTGGGAGAAGACCCTGGCTTACTCAGCTGCAGCAGTGCCAGTGGGGAGGGGAGAGCAGGCACTAAAGGTGTGGAGGAGGCGAGGTCACTGAGGATGCAGACTCAAGCACACAGGGCACTTCTGTGCCCCACAGGCCATGTCTGTGGTGAACCTGAGTGCTGAGTTGGGGAGCTTGGAAAGCAGGATCCTGGCTTCCTCGGGGCTGAGCCTGGTGCATAGTCCTAGGAATGCTCCTGCTAGGAGTCAGCAGGCAGGAAGGCTCCAGCTACCTCACTGGGTTTGACACAAATGGTACTCGAGTTTATATCTTAAGACATAAGATATACATCTCTCTATGACTTGCTGAGATGGTTACCTGagagaactgggactggaacactAAGTTTAGGTCTCAAAATCAATTCAACAAAAGCTACACTGTTGGAGAAAAATTAATCCCTTCTTTACAAACACTAATAaagatgatttctttttcttttccttttctgttttatttcaggCTAAGTTCTTATTTTGTTTacatttcaaagaaattaaaggagtgTGTTTTCATGGAGAAATGGAACCAAACTTCAAAGGATTTTATGTTGTTGGGGCTATTACCCCCAAACCAAACTGGCCTTCTTCTTTTGTTCCTTATTATATTTGCATTTGTTCTTGCCTTGATGGGGAACTCCGGAATAACTGCCCTCATCTTCTTGGACCCCAGgctccacacccccatgtactttcTCCTCAGCCAGCTCTCCCTCATGGACCTGATGTACATCTCCTCCATTGTCCCTAAGATGGCATACAACTTCCTCTCTGGCCAGAGGAGCATCTCTTTCCTGGGCTGTGGTGTGCAAATGTTCTTCTTTATAACCATTGCCTGTTCTGAAGGCTTACTCCTGGCCTCTATGGCCTATGACCGCTTTGTGGCCATCTGCCACCCCCTCCACTATCCTGTCCGCATGAGTAAAAGAAAGTGTTTGAAGATGATCACAGGAACCTGGATACTGGGGTCCATTCACTCTCTGGCATATACCACCTATACCCTTCATCTTCCTTATTGCAGGTCTAGGGCCATCAATCATTTCTTCTGTGAGGTCCCATCCATGATGCCTCTGGTCTGTATGGACACCTGGATCTTTGAGTACATTCGGTTTTTAAGTACAGGCCTatttctcctccttcctttccttggCATCACGGCCTCCTATGGACGGGTCCTTTTTGCTGTCTTCCACATGCGCTCAaaagagggaagaagaaaggCCTTCACCACCTGCTCCACACATTTAACCGTGGTGACATTTTACTATGCTCCTTTTGTCTACACTTATCTCCGGCCCAAGAATGTCCGCTCACCAACAGAAGATAAGAACCTGGCTGTCTTCTACACCATCCTCACCCCCATGCTCAATCCCATTgtctacagcctgaggaacaaggaGGTGCTAGGGGCCATGAGGAGAGTGTGGGGGATGCTCTCCTCCAGGAAAAAATGAGAATGGCTATTCCTGCTTCTCTGCAttgcttttatattttttgaagACTGTAACTCTCTAGAGCAATGCTGACCTTTAGATGTATAATATGATCCACACATATAACTAGATTTCTACTGAGATATTCATCAGTTAAAATTCATTAGATGTTATATTGATtactatatataactataataattatttatattttgttaaaatgttacaattaatatgaatattatcaatcaattaatttcatattatactatattatatatagtatgttGTTTCATAGAGTAATATTTATACAATATTGGTACTCTTATTGATATTTATCATTTGTACATATCTTACATGAATTATTACTGTGCTTGTATATatcattttattctaatttttctcAGCGTTGTGTCAAGTATATAAACCATAGCAACTTGAACTTTTCAAATATCAAGTGTCCCAATGTCACATGTGGCCAGTGTCAACTAAAGTTAGTACCTTTTGGTAATTTGCAGTTCTCTCCTTTAGGACCTAATGTGCCttgttttctctgttctctgttCCCTCTTCTTGGGATAAACAATTGTACTCCAAACTCTTAAAAATAGCCATTTGTTTTCCTTGTAAAAGTTAGTTTTAATACTTGCAGAAATAAATAAGTTGAAGTGGTTCCTAGAATTCACCATTATTACAGCTCTAATTATTCTCCTTGCAATAtaatatggaaaaatgttcattcTTTCATGGGGATAAAATAATGCCATTCTCTTTTATGAATTCTTTGACAAATTATTTGCATGTAACAGGGTAGAGGAGTTTGTGGCTTTGGAGTCATgaatcaagacctccagagatCAAGCAAGAAGCAGTTACCATGTCTATATACTCcagcagtagctaagcagattacacaCAGCCGCCAATGCAATTTCTGGTCAATTGTCCTTGCAGCATCCAATCAAGGAGCATGCCATAGAACAAGCGCTGGGATCATAATACGTGGCCTCACACCCAGGGCTGTGAGTAACTGAATCACAGAGATTTGAAGATGTACTCAAGAGCACACCAGGTCCTAGGGTAGGAGTTGGGGACCAAGGGGGAGGGTCCTGCAGAGCCCAGGTCATGCAGCATTCACTGAAGCACAGATGTTCTCCCTACAAACTCCTCCGTTGAACCAAAGTGATTCTTGAATAAAGACCATTATAAAGTGAGTCTGATGTTATAAAATATTGTCTGATTATCTGCCAGGTGCACACAGGGTGGGGATTTTCCAATAGAGCCTCCTAAAGTTGATTTTGCagaaagttttctaagaaatcttatTGGACTTTAAAGCCTCTATATGAAATGAACTAATAAAGATAGATttaacacatacacaaaaaatgcCTTCCTCTAAGGCCTTCACCACTCTTTATCGTGCTTTGCAGAATTTGGAATGACTTCTTCTCTTCTCTACCTAAGATATCATGAGGGTCCTGACCTTTCAGAATAAACCAGGTGCCAGGTCACTTTTATCAGGAAGCTTTAGGTGATAGATTACATAGAACCAGAATAAGTCCTTCAGAAAGCTGATCACAGCTCTGTGCCCATCTGTAGGAGGAATGACTGTGTATGAGCCTCAGCTAGAGATGACACAAAAAAGTGTTCATTAGAATAAATGTTTTGTGTCTACTATGACATCTATAATACAAATTGCCACCTATGTAGGAATGGTGAGGTCAGCATTtaacatcatcactagcaatgggAAACTGTGAACTAGATCAGACATTCAACAGCAGGAATCTACCACATCATCCAATGTATTTATAAGGCCAACAACATGTATGGGGTAGGAATTACATAGACTATATAATTTTTTCAGATACTGGAATTATAGTTTGTTAATTGTAAAGAAGATAGGGCAGGAAGGCAAAAGAAAGTTTGGAATTTGTGAAAAGTGTACAGAGGAGGGGTAGAGATAGGAAGCAGATAATGGTTgttaaaaagggagaaaaaataacttaaagaaataaaatattaaaagagaggcagagaaaaaacagaaaaaaatagttaTTACTGGGGGAATAGAGTGAAGACAGTGCAGTAAGAGGAACAAAAGCCAAGTTTGGAACACAGAAATAAGTTTACATTATTACAACTCAATCCCACCAATAATTGTACCACACCTATATCAAACCATGGTTACCTAGTAAATGGGTAAAGAAGAAAGCaatcaaagagaaagaaaatcactatatatatatatatatatatatatatatatatatatatatatatatattatataatacacatatctattcaaacatacacaaacatatatttgaacacatatatatgtatatagatatacTTGAACCTGTGAGAAGTAGAgcaaaagcacacacacacacacacacacacacacacacaaatgcagaatttaaaaagtaaagaaagactaaattaagttgaaaaaa from Callospermophilus lateralis isolate mCalLat2 unplaced genomic scaffold, mCalLat2.hap1 Scaffold_9667, whole genome shotgun sequence encodes:
- the LOC143387133 gene encoding olfactory receptor 2L13-like encodes the protein MEKWNQTSKDFMLLGLLPPNQTGLLLLFLIIFAFVLALMGNSGITALIFLDPRLHTPMYFLLSQLSLMDLMYISSIVPKMAYNFLSGQRSISFLGCGVQMFFFITIACSEGLLLASMAYDRFVAICHPLHYPVRMSKRKCLKMITGTWILGSIHSLAYTTYTLHLPYCRSRAINHFFCEVPSMMPLVCMDTWIFEYIRFLSTGLFLLLPFLGITASYGRVLFAVFHMRSKEGRRKAFTTCSTHLTVVTFYYAPFVYTYLRPKNVRSPTEDKNLAVFYTILTPMLNPIVYSLRNKEVLGAMRRVWGMLSSRKK